A region from the Actinoplanes sp. OR16 genome encodes:
- a CDS encoding MoaD family protein produces MAIEVRVPTILRNYTGGAKVVEGAGDTLTGLIDDLDAKHNGLKGRLITAEGNLHRFVNIYVNDEDVRFLGALDAKLKDGDSITILPAVAGGALGFAAAAAYLGL; encoded by the coding sequence ATGGCTATCGAAGTCCGCGTTCCCACCATCCTGCGCAACTACACCGGCGGCGCCAAGGTCGTCGAGGGCGCCGGTGACACCCTCACCGGTCTGATCGACGATCTGGACGCCAAGCACAACGGGCTCAAGGGCCGGCTCATCACCGCCGAGGGCAACCTGCACCGGTTCGTCAACATCTACGTGAACGACGAGGACGTCCGCTTCCTCGGCGCGCTCGACGCGAAGCTGAAGGACGGCGACTCGATCACCATCCTGCCGGCCGTCGCCGGTGGCGCCCTGGGCTTCGCGGCCGCAGCCGCCTACCTGGGTCTCTGA
- a CDS encoding PLP-dependent cysteine synthase family protein, producing the protein MARYESLLDACGGTPLVGLPRLSPAVPEGAPPVRLWAKLEDRNPTGSIKDRAALFMVREAEESGHLRPGDTILEPTSGNTGIALAMVAKLRGYRLVCVMPENVSAERIQMLRMYGAEILFSPAAGGSNQAVATAKQIAAEHPDWKMLYQYGNPANARAHYETTGPELLRDLPTITHFVAGLGTTGTLMGTGRFLKEKVEGIQIVAAEPRYGELVYGLRNIDEGYVPELYDASVLDRRFSVGTRDAVLRTRQLVEVEGIFAGFSSGAILHAALAVAHAAVKEGKPADVAFVIADGGWKYLSTGAYGGTLNDAEEALEGQLWA; encoded by the coding sequence GTGGCTCGCTACGAGAGCCTGCTAGACGCGTGCGGGGGCACGCCGCTCGTCGGCCTGCCCCGCCTGTCCCCGGCGGTGCCCGAAGGGGCGCCGCCGGTGCGGCTGTGGGCCAAGCTCGAGGACCGGAACCCGACCGGGAGCATCAAGGACCGTGCCGCGCTGTTCATGGTGCGCGAGGCCGAGGAGTCCGGGCACCTGCGCCCCGGCGACACCATCCTCGAGCCGACCAGCGGGAACACCGGCATCGCCCTGGCCATGGTCGCGAAACTCCGGGGCTATCGACTGGTCTGCGTGATGCCGGAGAACGTCTCCGCCGAGCGCATTCAAATGCTTCGGATGTACGGGGCGGAGATCCTGTTCTCGCCGGCCGCCGGCGGTTCGAACCAGGCCGTCGCCACCGCGAAGCAGATCGCGGCCGAGCACCCCGACTGGAAGATGCTCTACCAGTACGGCAACCCGGCGAACGCCCGCGCGCACTACGAGACCACCGGTCCGGAACTGCTGCGCGACCTCCCCACGATCACGCATTTCGTCGCGGGTCTGGGCACCACCGGGACCCTGATGGGCACCGGCCGGTTCCTGAAGGAGAAGGTCGAGGGCATCCAGATCGTGGCGGCCGAGCCGCGGTACGGCGAACTCGTCTACGGCCTGCGCAACATCGACGAGGGCTACGTGCCGGAGCTCTACGACGCCTCGGTGCTCGATCGGCGCTTCTCGGTCGGCACCCGGGACGCGGTTCTGCGTACCCGGCAACTGGTCGAGGTCGAGGGGATCTTCGCGGGCTTCTCCAGCGGCGCGATCCTGCACGCGGCACTCGCCGTGGCGCACGCCGCGGTCAAGGAGGGCAAGCCGGCCGACGTGGCGTTCGTGATCGCCGACGGTGGCTGGAAATACCTGTCCACCGGTGCTTACGGCGGCACGCTCAACGACGCTGAAGAGGCCCTCGAAGGCCAGCTCTGGGCTTAG
- a CDS encoding MBL fold metallo-hydrolase: MRLTVLGCAGSFPGPESACSAYLVEAEGYRLLIDFGSGSLSALQRYSDMRKVDAILLTHLHCDHMLDACTYVVVRRYDPAGPLPPVPVYAPLGAAERIAAAYSTEGEPVDDVYTFYGLQPGTFPIGPLTVTVDRVNHPVETYGVRIEHNGRVLAYSSDTAPCDALLRLAAGADLFLCEASYLDGAPNPPDLHLTGGEAGEAATKADVGRLLLTHLVPAWASEASIVEAATAAYAGPVEVVRPGARYDL, from the coding sequence ATGCGACTAACCGTTCTCGGTTGTGCCGGCAGTTTCCCCGGCCCCGAGTCGGCGTGTTCGGCCTATCTCGTGGAAGCCGAGGGATACCGGCTCCTGATCGACTTCGGTTCCGGATCGTTGTCCGCCCTCCAGCGGTACTCGGACATGCGCAAGGTCGATGCGATCCTCCTGACCCACCTGCACTGCGATCACATGCTCGACGCGTGTACGTACGTGGTCGTCCGCCGCTACGACCCGGCCGGCCCGCTGCCGCCGGTGCCGGTCTACGCGCCGCTGGGCGCCGCCGAGCGCATCGCCGCGGCGTACAGCACCGAGGGCGAGCCGGTCGACGACGTCTACACGTTCTACGGCCTGCAGCCCGGCACGTTCCCGATCGGCCCGCTGACCGTCACCGTCGATCGGGTCAATCACCCGGTGGAGACGTACGGCGTCCGCATCGAGCACAACGGGCGGGTCCTGGCGTACTCGTCGGACACCGCCCCCTGCGATGCCCTGCTGCGCCTGGCAGCCGGCGCGGATCTCTTCCTCTGTGAGGCGAGTTACCTCGACGGCGCCCCCAACCCTCCTGACCTGCACCTGACCGGCGGCGAGGCGGGCGAGGCGGCGACCAAGGCGGACGTCGGGCGCCTGCTGCTGACCCACTTGGTGCCGGCTTGGGCCAGTGAGGCATCTATTGTGGAGGCCGCCACCGCCGCTTACGCGGGACCGGTCGAAGTCGTGCGGCCGGGGGCCAGATACGATCTCTGA